From Amycolatopsis sp. YIM 10, the proteins below share one genomic window:
- a CDS encoding ACP S-malonyltransferase — MTALLAPGQGSQAPGMFTPWLEFDGARERLAAWSDRTGLDLVRLGTEADADEIQDTAIAQPLIVALALLAHEQLEARGLVPAGAPVAGHSVGELAAAAIAGVFTASDAVALAAVRGAEMAKACEAEPTSMAAVMLGEPEAVVAWLTEHGLTPANQNGAGQIVASGAADAIQKIVAEPLAGTKVRALKVAGAFHTKYMATAEAAVREHAGELTPADPVRPLLSNADGTVVTSGAEYLERLITQVTSPVRWDLTMDGLAALGVTRTVELPPAGTLTGLVKRQLKGTVTSPIALKTPADVAKLSEQEDTE; from the coding sequence ATGACCGCCCTCCTCGCCCCCGGACAGGGTTCCCAGGCCCCCGGCATGTTCACGCCATGGCTCGAGTTCGACGGTGCGCGTGAGCGCCTCGCAGCCTGGTCCGACCGCACCGGGCTGGACCTGGTCCGGCTCGGCACCGAGGCGGACGCGGACGAGATCCAGGACACCGCCATCGCGCAGCCGCTGATCGTCGCGCTGGCCCTGCTGGCGCACGAGCAGCTCGAGGCGCGGGGCCTGGTGCCCGCCGGCGCCCCGGTGGCCGGGCACTCGGTCGGCGAGCTCGCCGCCGCCGCCATCGCCGGCGTCTTCACCGCGAGCGACGCGGTCGCGCTGGCCGCCGTGCGCGGCGCGGAGATGGCGAAGGCCTGCGAGGCCGAGCCCACCAGCATGGCCGCGGTCATGCTGGGCGAGCCCGAGGCCGTGGTGGCCTGGCTCACCGAGCACGGACTGACTCCCGCCAACCAGAACGGTGCCGGCCAGATCGTGGCTTCCGGCGCCGCCGACGCGATCCAGAAGATCGTCGCCGAACCGCTGGCTGGCACGAAGGTGCGCGCGCTCAAGGTCGCGGGCGCCTTCCACACCAAGTACATGGCCACGGCCGAGGCCGCGGTGCGCGAGCACGCCGGTGAGCTGACCCCCGCCGACCCGGTCCGCCCGCTGCTGTCCAATGCGGACGGCACCGTGGTGACCAGCGGCGCGGAGTACCTCGAGCGACTGATCACCCAGGTCACCAGCCCGGTGCGCTGGGACCTGACGATGGACGGCCTGGCCGCCCTCGGGGTCACCCGTACCGTGGAGCTGCCGCCGGCCGGCACGCTGACCGGTCTGGTCAAGCGCCAGCTCAAGGGCACCGTGACCAGCCCCATCGCGCTCAAGACGCCTGCTGACGTGGCGAAGTTGAGCGAGCAGGAGGACACCGAATGA
- a CDS encoding SPFH domain-containing protein, with protein sequence MTSEVLEQVEMPAPQTREREVRAVNGYTMFTVSAAGVLGGLALIGFGLPQAIEGSTGAGVTMLVLGGVLLLTCGVLGLGLTPVAPGEARVIQFLGRYTGTLRTDGLQWVNPFTERHRVSTRIRNHETAVAKVNDADGNPIEIAAVVVWQVADTAQAMFEVDDFVEFVAIQTETAIRHIANNYPYDTHGEDTLSLRDNADEITEKLSAEIGARVASAGVNVIESRITHLAYAPEIAQAMLRRQQAGAVVAARQRIVEGAVGMVEMALDRLAAHDVVELDEERKAAMVSNLLVVLVGDRDTQPVVNAGTLYQ encoded by the coding sequence ATGACCAGCGAAGTACTGGAGCAGGTGGAGATGCCGGCCCCGCAGACGCGGGAGCGCGAGGTGCGCGCGGTGAACGGGTACACGATGTTCACCGTCTCCGCGGCCGGCGTACTGGGCGGGCTCGCGCTGATCGGGTTCGGCCTGCCGCAGGCGATCGAGGGCAGCACCGGCGCCGGGGTGACCATGCTGGTGCTCGGCGGGGTGCTGCTGCTGACCTGCGGGGTGCTCGGCCTCGGCCTGACCCCGGTCGCCCCCGGCGAGGCGCGGGTGATCCAGTTCCTCGGCCGCTACACCGGCACCCTGCGCACCGACGGCCTCCAGTGGGTCAACCCGTTCACCGAGCGGCACCGCGTGTCCACCAGGATCCGCAACCACGAGACCGCGGTGGCCAAGGTCAACGACGCCGACGGCAACCCGATCGAGATCGCCGCGGTGGTGGTCTGGCAGGTGGCCGACACCGCGCAGGCGATGTTCGAGGTGGACGACTTCGTCGAGTTCGTCGCGATCCAGACCGAGACCGCGATCCGGCACATCGCCAACAACTACCCGTACGACACGCACGGGGAGGACACCCTTTCCCTGCGCGACAACGCCGACGAGATCACCGAGAAGCTCTCGGCGGAGATCGGGGCCAGGGTGGCGTCGGCCGGGGTGAACGTGATCGAATCGCGGATCACGCACCTGGCCTACGCCCCGGAGATCGCCCAGGCCATGCTGCGGCGGCAGCAGGCCGGCGCGGTGGTGGCGGCCAGGCAGCGCATCGTCGAAGGCGCGGTGGGCATGGTCGAGATGGCGCTCGACCGGCTGGCCGCGCACGACGTGGTGGAACTGGACGAGGAGCGCAAGGCGGCGATGGTGAGCAATCTGCTGGTGGTGCTGGTCGGCGACCGCGACACCCAGCCGGTGGTCAACGCCGGGACCCTCTACCAGTAG
- a CDS encoding DUF4829 domain-containing protein, whose protein sequence is MPAPTLAPARGRWLVPALIVVVSLTVGGGLLAREVYRKPDATAADTGVIATPTSTSLAPEQQPGPPAVEMTPDAAAHPHAEGVRALLQNYFDAINERDYELWKTTVTKERAQSKSKVEWEADYSSTRDGSILVYRIEATGDGLLHSLLGFTSTQDPKDGPVDLQEPCIRWHLTLPMVLENGVWKLDTVPFGTTPMHERCN, encoded by the coding sequence GTGCCAGCACCGACCCTCGCTCCCGCCCGTGGCCGCTGGCTGGTGCCCGCGCTGATCGTGGTCGTTTCACTGACCGTCGGCGGCGGGTTGCTCGCCAGGGAGGTCTACCGCAAACCGGATGCCACCGCGGCCGACACCGGGGTGATCGCCACGCCCACCTCGACCTCGCTGGCGCCGGAGCAGCAGCCGGGCCCGCCCGCCGTCGAGATGACCCCGGACGCGGCCGCGCACCCGCACGCCGAGGGGGTGCGGGCCCTGCTGCAGAACTACTTCGACGCGATCAACGAGCGCGACTACGAGCTGTGGAAGACCACGGTGACCAAGGAACGCGCCCAGTCGAAGTCCAAGGTGGAGTGGGAAGCCGACTACAGCTCCACCCGGGACGGCAGCATCCTGGTCTACCGCATCGAGGCCACCGGGGACGGCCTGCTGCACTCGCTGCTCGGCTTCACCAGCACGCAGGACCCGAAGGACGGCCCGGTGGATCTGCAGGAGCCGTGCATCCGGTGGCACCTGACGCTGCCCATGGTGCTGGAGAACGGCGTCTGGAAACTGGACACCGTGCCCTTCGGCACCACCCCGATGCACGAACGCTGCAACTGA
- a CDS encoding DUF3145 domain-containing protein, which translates to MSTRGNTRGVVYVHSSPSAVCPHVEWAISGTLGGRADLRWTAQPAAAGQLRTEVSWRAPAGTAARLASALKAWPMLRFEVVEEPSPGVDGERFCYAPVIGLWHGRTSANGDIVVGEDQLRTLVARSRAGEQLAHKLDELLGAAWDEALEPFRHAGDGAPVTWLHQVG; encoded by the coding sequence GTGAGCACCCGTGGAAACACCCGTGGCGTGGTGTACGTCCACTCGTCGCCGTCTGCGGTGTGCCCGCACGTCGAGTGGGCGATTTCGGGCACCTTGGGTGGCCGAGCAGACCTGCGGTGGACGGCCCAGCCGGCCGCCGCCGGACAGTTGCGCACCGAGGTCTCCTGGCGCGCACCGGCGGGCACGGCCGCGAGGCTGGCGTCCGCGCTGAAGGCGTGGCCGATGCTGCGCTTCGAGGTCGTCGAAGAGCCCAGCCCGGGAGTCGACGGCGAGCGGTTCTGCTACGCGCCGGTGATCGGCCTGTGGCACGGCCGCACCAGCGCCAACGGCGACATCGTCGTCGGCGAGGACCAGCTGCGCACGCTGGTGGCCCGAAGCCGGGCCGGTGAGCAGCTGGCGCACAAGCTCGACGAGCTGCTCGGCGCCGCGTGGGACGAGGCACTCGAGCCGTTCCGGCACGCCGGGGACGGCGCTCCGGTGACCTGGCTGCACCAGGTGGGTTAG
- a CDS encoding acyl carrier protein, with the protein MADKEEILSGLAEIVEEVAGVAQDDVSAEKSFVDDLDIDSLSMVEIAVQAEDKFGVKIPDDELANLKTVGDAVNYVASNSK; encoded by the coding sequence GTGGCTGACAAAGAAGAGATCCTGTCCGGGCTGGCCGAGATCGTCGAAGAGGTGGCCGGTGTGGCCCAGGACGACGTGAGCGCCGAGAAGTCCTTTGTGGACGACCTGGACATCGACTCGCTGTCCATGGTGGAGATCGCCGTGCAGGCCGAGGACAAGTTCGGCGTCAAGATCCCGGACGACGAGCTGGCGAACCTCAAGACCGTCGGCGACGCCGTGAACTACGTCGCCTCGAACTCGAAGTAA
- a CDS encoding beta-ketoacyl-ACP synthase III, translating into MSQRPALRQSHGPSATRILGVGSFQPEKIVTNDDLSQLMDTSDQWIRDRVGIVERRFAEKDELLVDMAVSAGSRAVADAGLEPSQVDTLILPNCTMPTLIPNAAAQVAERIGASQAGAFDLNAACAGFCYGLGVASDLVRSGSSKYALVIGAEKLTDSVDPTDRANAIIFADGAGAAVVGPADEPGIGPVAWGSAGDLVDTIYMREGKYIYQEGQSVFRWATTQIAPIALRALELAGVEPSDVDVLIPHQANLRIVEAIAKKLRAKGAREDMVVADDIRYSGNTSSASIPLALDHMRTTGTVKSGDVVLMVGFGAGLSYAGQVVICP; encoded by the coding sequence ATGAGCCAGCGCCCCGCGCTGCGTCAATCGCACGGCCCCAGCGCCACCCGCATTCTCGGCGTCGGCAGCTTCCAGCCGGAGAAGATCGTCACCAACGACGACCTCTCCCAGCTGATGGACACCAGCGACCAGTGGATCCGCGACCGCGTCGGCATCGTCGAGCGCCGGTTCGCCGAGAAGGACGAGCTGCTGGTGGACATGGCGGTCAGCGCCGGGTCCCGCGCGGTCGCCGACGCCGGGCTCGAGCCGTCCCAAGTGGACACGCTGATCCTGCCGAACTGCACCATGCCGACGCTGATCCCGAACGCGGCGGCCCAGGTGGCCGAGCGGATCGGGGCCTCGCAGGCCGGTGCCTTCGACCTGAACGCGGCCTGCGCCGGGTTCTGCTACGGCCTCGGCGTCGCCTCCGACCTGGTCCGCTCCGGCTCGTCGAAGTACGCGCTGGTGATCGGCGCGGAGAAGCTGACCGACTCGGTCGACCCGACCGACCGCGCCAACGCGATCATCTTCGCCGACGGCGCCGGTGCCGCCGTGGTCGGCCCGGCCGACGAGCCGGGCATCGGGCCGGTGGCCTGGGGCAGCGCGGGCGACCTGGTCGACACGATCTACATGCGCGAGGGCAAGTACATCTACCAGGAGGGCCAGTCGGTCTTCCGCTGGGCGACCACCCAGATCGCGCCGATCGCGCTGCGCGCGCTGGAGCTGGCCGGGGTCGAACCGTCCGATGTGGACGTGCTGATCCCGCACCAGGCCAACCTGCGCATCGTCGAGGCGATCGCGAAGAAGCTGCGGGCCAAGGGCGCCCGCGAGGACATGGTGGTCGCCGACGACATCCGCTACAGCGGCAACACCTCGTCCGCCTCCATCCCGCTCGCGCTGGACCACATGCGCACCACGGGCACGGTGAAAAGCGGTGACGTGGTACTCATGGTCGGGTTCGGGGCCGGGCTCTCGTACGCCGGCCAGGTTGTCATCTGCCCGTAA
- a CDS encoding NAD(P)/FAD-dependent oxidoreductase yields the protein MADNGYDVVVLGGGPVGENVAARAVRGGLTAALVESERYGGECSYWACMPSKALLRPGIALAAAARVPGVPVGGRVDPAAVFARRDAFTSHWDDAGQVGWAEGAGIVPVRGAGRITGEREVTVGDQVLRARHAVVVCTGSVPRTPHISGLDGVRTWGSREATSASAVPGRLAVLGGGVVGVEMAQAFAKLGSQVDLIITGERPLPRYPEFAGDLVAAGLREDGVRVHTNSGAEQVSEKDGVIRIQLTGGGEVLADEFLVATGRRPATDGLGLAVAGLTDGDALAVDDSGLVSGVDGGWLYAAGDVTGRAPLTHQGKYQARAVGDVIAARAKGERIDPVPWSAYASTADHTAVPQVVFTDPEVASVGLTDAEDGKPHRVIDLDIAVAGSSLHADGYEGKVRMVVDTEREVIVGVTFAGPDVAELLHAGTVAVVGEVPLRRLWHAVPAYPTISEVWLRLLEEYGL from the coding sequence ATGGCAGACAACGGTTATGACGTCGTGGTGCTCGGCGGCGGCCCGGTCGGTGAGAACGTCGCGGCCCGCGCGGTCCGCGGTGGGCTCACCGCCGCGCTGGTGGAGTCCGAGCGGTACGGCGGGGAGTGCTCGTACTGGGCGTGCATGCCCAGCAAGGCCTTGCTGCGGCCGGGAATCGCGCTCGCCGCGGCGGCGAGGGTGCCGGGTGTGCCGGTCGGCGGCCGGGTCGACCCGGCCGCCGTGTTCGCCCGTCGCGACGCGTTCACGTCGCATTGGGACGACGCCGGTCAGGTCGGCTGGGCCGAGGGCGCCGGCATCGTGCCGGTGCGCGGCGCCGGTCGGATCACCGGCGAACGCGAGGTCACCGTCGGCGACCAGGTGCTGCGCGCGCGGCACGCGGTGGTGGTGTGCACCGGCAGTGTGCCGCGCACCCCGCACATCTCCGGCCTGGACGGCGTCCGGACCTGGGGTTCCCGCGAGGCCACCTCGGCGAGCGCGGTGCCGGGCAGGCTGGCCGTGCTCGGTGGCGGCGTGGTCGGCGTGGAGATGGCGCAGGCCTTCGCCAAGCTCGGTTCGCAGGTGGACCTGATCATCACCGGCGAGCGCCCGCTGCCGCGGTACCCGGAGTTCGCCGGTGACCTGGTGGCCGCCGGACTGCGCGAGGACGGCGTCCGGGTGCACACGAACTCCGGTGCCGAGCAGGTGTCCGAAAAGGATGGTGTGATCCGGATCCAGCTGACCGGCGGCGGGGAGGTGCTCGCGGACGAGTTCCTGGTCGCGACCGGCCGCCGTCCCGCGACCGACGGGCTCGGCCTGGCCGTCGCCGGGCTCACCGACGGTGACGCGCTGGCCGTCGACGACTCCGGCCTCGTGTCCGGTGTGGACGGTGGCTGGCTGTACGCGGCAGGCGATGTGACCGGCCGCGCGCCGCTGACCCACCAAGGGAAATACCAGGCCAGGGCGGTCGGTGACGTGATCGCGGCCAGGGCGAAGGGGGAGCGGATCGACCCCGTGCCGTGGAGCGCCTACGCCAGCACGGCCGACCACACCGCGGTCCCGCAGGTGGTCTTCACCGATCCCGAGGTCGCCTCGGTCGGCCTCACCGACGCCGAGGACGGCAAGCCGCACCGCGTGATCGACCTGGACATCGCGGTCGCGGGCTCGTCGCTGCACGCGGACGGCTACGAGGGCAAGGTGCGGATGGTCGTGGACACCGAGCGCGAGGTGATCGTCGGCGTGACCTTCGCCGGGCCGGATGTGGCCGAGTTGCTGCACGCGGGGACCGTCGCCGTGGTGGGCGAGGTGCCGTTGCGGCGGCTGTGGCACGCCGTACCGGCCTATCCGACGATCAGCGAGGTGTGGCTCCGGCTGCTGGAGGAGTACGGGCTCTGA
- a CDS encoding beta-ketoacyl synthase encodes MSNNDVVITGLGATTPLGGDVASTWDGLLTGRSGVSTLHAEWVEKFGLPVKIAARLAVDPTEVLPRVQARRLDRSEQVAVIAARQAWADAGHNEDTVEPERLAVVVGTGIGGANTLLDQDDLLETTGLRKVSPLTVPMLMPNGPAAHVGLELKARAGVHAPVSACASGAEGLAWGWRMLKTGEADVVVAGGAEACIAAITMAGFAQARTMSTRNDDPERASRPWDVNRDGFVLGEGAGIMVLEREEFAKARGAKIYGRLSGIGTSADSYHITGPDPEGTGQARAITAALRSAGLDPKDVDHVNAHATSTPAGDVGETVAVRKAIGEHPVLTAPKGALGHLLGAAGAVEAIATVLSIRDGVIPPTLNLENQDPGVVQEIAAGEPRKMDIRAAVSDSFGFGGHNVALAFTPA; translated from the coding sequence ATGAGCAACAACGACGTCGTGATCACCGGGCTGGGCGCGACCACGCCCCTCGGCGGGGACGTCGCGTCCACCTGGGACGGTCTGCTGACCGGCCGCAGCGGGGTCTCCACCCTGCACGCCGAATGGGTCGAGAAGTTCGGCCTGCCGGTGAAGATCGCCGCCCGGCTCGCGGTCGATCCCACCGAGGTGCTGCCCAGGGTGCAGGCCCGCAGGCTGGATCGCAGCGAGCAGGTCGCGGTGATCGCGGCCCGCCAGGCGTGGGCGGATGCCGGGCACAACGAGGACACCGTCGAACCCGAACGGCTCGCCGTCGTGGTCGGCACCGGTATCGGTGGCGCGAACACCCTGCTCGACCAGGACGACCTGCTGGAGACCACCGGTCTGCGCAAGGTGTCCCCCCTGACCGTGCCGATGCTGATGCCGAACGGGCCCGCGGCCCACGTCGGCCTCGAGCTGAAGGCACGGGCCGGGGTGCACGCGCCGGTGTCGGCCTGCGCTTCCGGAGCCGAAGGGCTCGCCTGGGGCTGGCGCATGCTGAAGACCGGTGAGGCCGACGTGGTGGTGGCCGGTGGCGCCGAGGCGTGCATCGCGGCGATCACCATGGCCGGGTTCGCCCAGGCCCGCACGATGAGCACGCGCAACGACGACCCGGAACGGGCTTCGCGGCCATGGGACGTCAACCGCGACGGGTTCGTGCTCGGTGAGGGCGCGGGCATCATGGTGCTGGAACGCGAGGAGTTCGCGAAGGCGCGCGGGGCCAAGATCTACGGCAGGCTGTCGGGGATCGGTACCAGCGCCGACTCGTACCACATCACCGGGCCCGACCCGGAGGGCACGGGCCAGGCGCGGGCGATCACCGCCGCGCTGCGCTCGGCCGGACTCGACCCGAAGGACGTCGACCACGTCAACGCGCACGCGACCTCCACCCCGGCCGGTGACGTCGGGGAGACGGTGGCGGTGCGCAAGGCGATCGGCGAGCACCCGGTGCTGACCGCGCCGAAGGGCGCGCTGGGGCACCTGCTGGGTGCGGCGGGCGCGGTCGAGGCGATCGCCACCGTGCTGTCCATCCGGGACGGTGTCATCCCGCCCACGCTGAACCTGGAGAACCAGGATCCGGGCGTGGTGCAGGAGATCGCCGCGGGGGAACCGCGCAAAATGGACATTCGGGCCGCGGTCAGCGACTCGTTCGGCTTCGGCGGCCACAACGTCGCACTGGCCTTCACCCCCGCCTGA
- a CDS encoding CdaR family transcriptional regulator, translating into MTAPSAPQQPRRQVEKRHGLSAKTLRRLERASGRLAAVSVAAMEERLPWFGRMSADQRASVLLITQSGVAGFVGWLRDSQEALKFTTDAFRGAPAELSRWLSLRQAVGLVRLAIEVFEEQLPEFAADDSERAALTEAILRYGREIAFAAANSYAAAAEARGAWDARLEALVVDGIVRGDAEESVLSRASALGWEQTAEATVLVGTPASDDPPAVVFDVRSRAARIGRPVLLSVQGSRLVVVVAGPTDGGPKDREVLTKLATAFADGPVVAGPTVPSLAEAHTSASEALSGLRAVVGWPGAPRPARAWELLPERALAGDPEAERQLIEEIARPLEEAGTSLLQTVETYLESGGVLEICARTLFVHPNTVRYRLRRAAELTGRHAADPRDALVLRIALTVGRLARARGLW; encoded by the coding sequence ATGACCGCACCAAGTGCACCGCAGCAGCCCCGCCGTCAGGTCGAGAAGCGGCACGGCCTGTCCGCCAAGACGCTGCGCCGGCTCGAGCGCGCGTCCGGCAGGCTGGCCGCGGTCAGCGTCGCCGCGATGGAGGAGCGCCTGCCGTGGTTCGGCCGGATGTCGGCCGACCAGCGGGCCAGCGTGCTGCTGATCACGCAGTCCGGCGTGGCCGGTTTTGTCGGCTGGCTGCGGGATTCGCAGGAGGCGCTGAAGTTCACCACCGACGCCTTCCGCGGTGCCCCGGCCGAGCTGTCGCGCTGGCTGAGCCTGCGTCAGGCGGTCGGGTTGGTGCGACTGGCCATCGAGGTCTTCGAGGAGCAACTGCCCGAGTTCGCCGCCGATGACAGTGAGCGCGCGGCGCTGACCGAGGCGATCCTCCGCTACGGCAGGGAGATCGCTTTCGCCGCGGCCAACTCCTACGCCGCCGCGGCCGAGGCGCGCGGCGCGTGGGACGCCCGGCTGGAAGCGCTGGTGGTCGACGGCATCGTCCGTGGCGACGCCGAAGAGTCGGTCCTCTCGCGCGCTTCGGCGCTGGGCTGGGAGCAGACCGCCGAGGCGACCGTGCTGGTCGGCACCCCGGCCTCGGACGACCCGCCCGCGGTGGTGTTCGACGTGCGCAGCCGGGCCGCCAGGATCGGCCGCCCGGTACTGCTCAGCGTGCAGGGGTCCCGGCTGGTCGTGGTGGTGGCCGGGCCGACCGACGGTGGCCCGAAGGACCGCGAGGTGCTGACCAAGCTGGCCACCGCCTTCGCCGACGGTCCGGTGGTCGCCGGGCCGACCGTGCCGAGCCTGGCCGAGGCGCACACCAGCGCCTCCGAAGCGCTGTCCGGCCTGCGCGCGGTGGTCGGCTGGCCCGGCGCGCCCCGCCCGGCCAGGGCCTGGGAGTTGCTGCCCGAGCGCGCGCTGGCCGGTGATCCCGAGGCCGAGCGGCAGCTGATCGAGGAGATCGCGCGGCCACTGGAGGAAGCGGGCACCTCGCTGCTCCAGACGGTGGAGACCTATCTGGAAAGCGGTGGCGTGCTGGAGATCTGCGCGCGGACGCTGTTCGTGCACCCCAACACCGTCCGGTACCGGTTGCGGCGGGCCGCCGAGCTGACCGGGCGCCACGCCGCCGACCCGCGTGACGCGCTGGTACTGCGGATCGCGCTGACCGTCGGCAGGCTGGCCAGAGCCCGCGGGCTGTGGTGA